Proteins encoded in a region of the Malaciobacter mytili LMG 24559 genome:
- a CDS encoding IclR family transcriptional regulator yields MKEQLKSLSKGLQVYKEIVNYGKPILASTLCKRLELNKSTMSRILQTLNKEGFITYIEKTNEIIANNLDDSTNKKTKIELIIKATKPLLEEIHKKTKECVYLGIFSNYKVLYLNQIDYSLRKVKTRNNIGLELPIYNSALGKSILAFGNYDLEKLRLNQYTHQTITQLQKLEKTLEEVKQKGYSLDISEYQDNMRCVAVPLFNNENILIGAVGISGTKDRLTKEKLNKLGILLQDITTKYQVIC; encoded by the coding sequence GTGAAAGAACAACTAAAATCACTTTCAAAAGGCTTACAAGTTTACAAAGAAATTGTAAACTATGGTAAGCCCATACTTGCTTCAACTTTATGTAAAAGACTAGAACTTAATAAAAGTACTATGTCAAGAATCTTACAAACTTTAAATAAAGAAGGTTTTATTACATATATTGAAAAAACAAATGAAATTATTGCAAATAATCTTGATGATTCTACAAATAAAAAAACAAAAATTGAACTAATTATAAAAGCTACGAAACCCCTTTTAGAAGAGATACATAAAAAAACAAAAGAGTGTGTATATCTTGGTATTTTTTCAAACTATAAGGTCTTATATTTAAATCAAATAGATTACTCTTTAAGAAAAGTAAAAACAAGAAATAATATAGGATTAGAACTACCTATTTATAATAGTGCATTAGGTAAGTCTATACTTGCTTTTGGAAATTATGATTTAGAAAAATTAAGATTAAATCAATATACCCATCAAACAATTACTCAGTTACAAAAACTTGAAAAAACCCTTGAAGAAGTTAAACAAAAAGGCTATTCTTTAGATATAAGTGAATACCAAGATAATATGAGATGTGTTGCAGTGCCTTTATTTAATAATGAAAATATTTTAATAGGTGCAGTGGGAATTTCAGGAACAAAAGATAGATTAACTAAAGAAAAATTAAATAAATTAGGAATACTTCTACAAGATATAACTACAAAATATCAAGTGATCTGTTAA
- a CDS encoding DJ-1/PfpI family protein, giving the protein MSKKILILAGDFVEDYELMVPFQCLLMLGYKVDVVCPDKKAGEQIKTAIHDFEGDQTYTEKPGHNFTLNATFDEIDETTYDALVVPGGRAPEYIRLYPRVIEIVKDFNSKNKPIASICHGIQLLVAADVVEGKTCSCYPACAPDVNKNGGTWTDIGFEAAYVDGNLVTAAAWPAHPQWLAKFNELLK; this is encoded by the coding sequence ATGTCAAAAAAGATACTAATTTTAGCAGGTGATTTTGTTGAAGATTATGAGTTAATGGTACCATTTCAATGCCTACTTATGTTAGGTTACAAAGTTGATGTTGTATGTCCAGATAAAAAAGCTGGAGAACAAATAAAAACTGCCATTCATGATTTTGAAGGTGATCAAACATATACAGAAAAACCAGGTCATAATTTTACATTAAATGCTACTTTTGATGAAATTGATGAAACAACATATGATGCATTGGTAGTTCCAGGAGGAAGAGCTCCTGAATATATAAGACTATACCCAAGAGTAATTGAGATTGTAAAAGATTTTAATTCTAAAAATAAACCTATTGCTTCTATTTGTCATGGTATTCAACTTTTAGTTGCTGCTGATGTGGTAGAAGGGAAAACTTGCTCTTGCTATCCAGCTTGTGCACCTGATGTGAATAAAAATGGTGGAACATGGACTGATATTGGTTTTGAAGCAGCTTACGTTGATGGAAACTTAGTAACTGCTGCTGCTTGGCCAGCTCATCCACAATGGTTAGCTAAATTTAATGAGTTACTAAAATAA
- a CDS encoding YitT family protein, with amino-acid sequence MIEKYLEGEIKEYFFIVFGCLFLALGVVWFFIPNALLTGGTAGLALLLHYISSFSVGFWMVAINLPLLVIGIKYLGKKFAIKTVITIIFISLTIDFFAEVLKLQPFVEDRVLAAIFGGIFIGIGLAFVIKGNSSAGGSTIVARVVASKTEIKPAQVILIIDSIIIFSSLLIFKDTQQVLYSIVSIYITVIAIDKILTGNLNKKVVHLVTNEVETMSKLIKEKIGPYGTIISGVGLYNEDKKMILIVIEVTKLQLLRQLVKEVDKDAFLIISEANEMLGRGN; translated from the coding sequence ATGATTGAAAAGTATTTAGAAGGTGAGATAAAAGAGTATTTTTTTATTGTTTTTGGGTGTTTATTTTTAGCTTTGGGTGTAGTTTGGTTTTTTATTCCAAATGCTTTACTAACGGGAGGAACAGCAGGTTTAGCACTATTATTGCATTATATTAGTTCTTTTAGTGTTGGTTTTTGGATGGTTGCTATAAATCTTCCTTTATTAGTAATTGGTATTAAATATTTAGGAAAAAAGTTTGCAATTAAAACAGTTATAACTATTATTTTTATTTCTTTAACAATTGATTTTTTTGCAGAAGTTTTAAAACTTCAACCTTTTGTTGAAGATAGGGTTTTAGCTGCTATTTTTGGTGGAATTTTTATAGGTATAGGTTTAGCTTTTGTTATAAAAGGAAATTCTTCAGCTGGTGGTTCAACTATCGTAGCAAGGGTTGTTGCTTCTAAAACTGAAATTAAACCAGCTCAAGTTATTTTAATTATTGATTCAATAATTATCTTCTCTTCTCTTCTTATTTTTAAAGATACTCAACAAGTTTTATATAGTATTGTAAGTATTTATATTACTGTTATTGCAATAGATAAAATTTTAACAGGTAACTTAAATAAAAAAGTTGTTCATTTAGTAACAAATGAAGTTGAAACAATGAGTAAACTAATAAAAGAAAAAATAGGACCCTATGGAACTATTATTAGTGGAGTTGGTTTATATAATGAAGATAAAAAGATGATTTTAATTGTAATTGAAGTTACAAAGCTTCAACTTTTAAGGCAATTGGTAAAAGAAGTGGATAAAGATGCTTTTTTAATTATAAGTGAAGCAAATGAAATGTTAGGAAGAGGTAACTAA
- a CDS encoding DUF3095 domain-containing protein, with amino-acid sequence MQDFYKNLKTIKSLEEITNEALYEKLPLSWYVFLCDIKESTFLIKQGKYKEINMIAALSIIGVLNINKQLDLPFVFGGDGSYVFVPSLIFEQTKEVFLQTKIKAKEAYDIELRIGYISIEELYKQNQKLLITKMQISQEYFQAIINGGALEYLDRLLKEDKLSIPFKNSFKYIADFSGLECRWENIPSPKHRVLTLLIKSFKDDQNTYKRVLKSIDYLVGSKEQRAPIIKENIVLSFNPKVLKKEALLFSKNYIQQLLQIFKYIFFNFLGKYLMQNGNKQWKEYKTRVVNSVDTEKFDDILRMVISLNNKEYKALLDYLEQEYQNKKIVYGTFSSDSSLMTCLIFERHGKHIHFVDGDMGGYAMASKEFKQRQAKSLSWK; translated from the coding sequence TTGCAAGATTTTTATAAAAACTTAAAAACTATAAAATCTTTAGAAGAGATAACAAATGAAGCTTTATATGAAAAACTACCTTTATCTTGGTATGTTTTTTTATGTGATATAAAAGAGTCTACTTTTTTAATAAAGCAAGGTAAATATAAAGAGATAAATATGATAGCTGCTTTAAGTATTATTGGTGTATTAAATATTAATAAGCAGCTTGATTTACCCTTTGTTTTTGGTGGTGATGGCTCATATGTTTTTGTACCTTCTTTAATATTTGAGCAAACAAAAGAGGTTTTTTTACAAACAAAAATAAAAGCAAAAGAGGCTTATGATATTGAGTTACGAATAGGGTATATTAGTATAGAAGAACTTTATAAACAAAATCAAAAATTACTTATTACAAAAATGCAAATTTCACAAGAGTATTTTCAAGCAATAATTAATGGTGGAGCTTTAGAGTATTTAGATAGATTATTAAAAGAAGATAAGTTATCAATTCCTTTTAAAAATAGTTTTAAGTATATAGCTGATTTTTCAGGTTTAGAGTGTAGATGGGAAAATATTCCTTCTCCTAAACATAGAGTTTTAACTTTACTTATTAAAAGTTTTAAAGATGATCAAAATACTTATAAAAGAGTTTTAAAAAGTATTGATTATTTAGTAGGCTCAAAAGAACAAAGAGCACCTATTATAAAAGAGAATATTGTTCTTTCTTTTAATCCAAAAGTATTAAAAAAAGAGGCATTGCTTTTTTCAAAAAATTATATACAGCAACTTTTACAAATTTTTAAATATATATTTTTTAACTTTTTAGGAAAATATCTTATGCAAAATGGTAATAAACAGTGGAAGGAGTATAAAACAAGAGTTGTAAACTCTGTTGATACAGAAAAATTTGATGATATTTTAAGAATGGTTATTTCTTTAAATAATAAAGAGTATAAGGCTTTACTAGATTATTTAGAACAAGAATATCAAAATAAAAAAATAGTTTATGGAACATTTAGTTCTGATTCATCTTTAATGACTTGCTTAATTTTTGAAAGACATGGTAAACATATACATTTTGTTGATGGAGATATGGGTGGATATGCAATGGCATCAAAAGAGTTTAAACAACGACAAGCTAAAAGCTTATCGTGGAAGTAA
- a CDS encoding endonuclease/exonuclease/phosphatase family protein, giving the protein MNIKVGTFNLFQFLAPPFSWYVKKDKFTKEEWKKKTAWIKEQLLQMDCDIVGFQEVFSIEELKLLVNNLGYKYFEVIDKPKTDEKNANIYISTVVAIASKYPIKKLCTLNEDKNISLKFNTNEEFIFSRKPIKATIQIDSKELIAYIFHLKSNRLNEYEYKFSKKDNITLKLEKSIYAINENFSFALKQRLMEALHLAKDIQEEKNPYIIAMGDLNDKENSLSLDILTNSSLLEVNDFKEYKHMDLGLENYMNDSYFLAKTKDKREATSYYKNLGNVLDYILVSNNLEVLEYKLFDLHLKDNKDGSLLQSDHAQVTSTISF; this is encoded by the coding sequence ATGAATATAAAAGTAGGAACATTTAATCTCTTTCAATTTTTAGCACCTCCTTTTTCTTGGTATGTTAAAAAAGATAAATTTACAAAAGAAGAATGGAAGAAAAAAACAGCTTGGATAAAAGAGCAGTTACTTCAAATGGATTGTGATATTGTAGGCTTTCAAGAAGTTTTTTCCATAGAAGAATTAAAGCTTTTAGTTAATAATTTAGGATATAAATATTTTGAAGTAATAGATAAACCAAAAACAGATGAAAAAAATGCAAATATTTATATTTCAACAGTTGTTGCTATTGCTTCAAAATATCCTATAAAAAAGCTTTGTACACTTAATGAAGATAAAAATATAAGCTTAAAATTTAATACAAATGAAGAGTTTATATTTTCTAGAAAACCAATAAAAGCAACTATACAAATAGACTCTAAAGAGCTAATAGCTTATATTTTTCATTTAAAATCAAATAGATTAAATGAATATGAATATAAATTTTCAAAAAAAGACAATATAACTTTAAAACTTGAAAAATCTATTTATGCAATAAATGAAAATTTTAGTTTTGCTTTAAAACAAAGGCTTATGGAGGCTTTACACCTAGCAAAAGATATACAAGAAGAAAAAAATCCTTATATTATTGCAATGGGTGATTTAAATGATAAAGAAAACTCTTTAAGTTTAGATATTTTAACAAATAGTTCACTTTTAGAAGTTAATGATTTTAAAGAGTACAAACATATGGATTTAGGTTTAGAAAACTATATGAATGATAGCTATTTTCTAGCAAAAACTAAAGATAAAAGAGAAGCAACTTCATATTATAAAAATCTTGGGAATGTACTTGATTATATTTTAGTTTCTAATAATTTAGAAGTTTTGGAATATAAACTATTTGATTTACATTTAAAAGATAATAAAGATGGCTCACTTTTACAATCAGATCATGCACAAGTTACTTCCACGATAAGCTTTTAG
- a CDS encoding S24 family peptidase, whose product MENIVLTYLDVFDENKQKSLEFSKYLLEDEVNKDSLFVLRVDGESMQPVINHKALVVADLSKKQLENESIYIAYYENRLWIKKAVLKNKEFYLVSINKNYSHLVYKASEVHIVAKALLTFTKL is encoded by the coding sequence ATGGAAAATATTGTTTTAACATATTTAGATGTATTTGATGAAAATAAACAAAAGAGTTTAGAATTTTCAAAGTATTTACTAGAAGATGAGGTAAATAAAGATTCATTATTTGTTTTAAGAGTTGATGGAGAGTCTATGCAACCTGTGATAAATCATAAGGCTTTAGTAGTTGCTGATTTATCTAAAAAACAATTAGAAAATGAAAGTATATATATAGCTTATTATGAAAATAGACTTTGGATAAAAAAAGCAGTTTTAAAAAATAAAGAGTTTTATTTAGTTTCAATTAATAAAAATTACTCTCATTTGGTATATAAAGCAAGTGAAGTTCATATTGTAGCAAAGGCATTATTGACCTTTACTAAACTTTAA
- a CDS encoding EAL domain-containing protein: MFLDKKIEVYFQPIISIKEKKIFAFEALTRGFDKENNFISPLELLSEARKKRCLEEFDNYIREMAIKKFATYYEKDKNLLLFLNFESSVIDKNIKNNFDFTNLVKQLNIKESNIVLEIKEDTINSNSTLQEFCEYYKNLGYIIAIDDFGTGYSSFDRLAIVKPDIVKIDRTLIENINKNYINASILKSIVDISHKIGALTLAEGVETNDEILICMKNHIEVYQGFFFEKAVETITDEIKVNILEKINTIGSEYKQEVKNHIDKKNSILKKMKHLTKDIVHTISQEQTFHFEKVKEVMKVNTNIEAIYLIDFLSGNQINDTLIDSISKGFYQASKHNEDHSLKEYYYITKEAKTKEFLSQKYISKATGNMCRTYARVINLNEDKFILCFDILTN; the protein is encoded by the coding sequence ATGTTTTTAGATAAAAAGATTGAAGTATATTTTCAACCCATAATATCTATAAAAGAAAAAAAAATTTTTGCTTTTGAAGCTTTAACAAGAGGTTTCGATAAAGAAAATAATTTTATCTCACCCTTAGAACTATTAAGTGAAGCTAGAAAAAAAAGATGTTTAGAAGAGTTTGATAATTATATAAGAGAAATGGCAATAAAAAAGTTTGCTACATATTATGAAAAAGATAAAAATCTACTTCTATTTTTAAACTTTGAATCATCAGTTATAGATAAAAATATTAAAAACAACTTTGATTTTACAAATTTAGTAAAACAGTTAAATATAAAAGAAAGCAATATAGTTTTAGAGATAAAAGAAGATACAATTAATAGCAATAGCACTTTGCAAGAGTTTTGTGAATATTATAAAAATTTGGGATATATTATAGCAATAGATGATTTTGGAACGGGGTATTCAAGCTTTGACAGATTGGCAATTGTAAAGCCAGATATTGTAAAAATTGATAGAACTTTAATTGAAAATATAAATAAAAACTATATAAATGCGTCAATATTAAAATCCATAGTAGATATTTCACATAAAATTGGAGCTTTAACTCTAGCTGAGGGTGTTGAAACAAATGACGAAATTTTAATTTGTATGAAGAATCATATAGAAGTATATCAAGGTTTCTTTTTTGAAAAAGCAGTTGAGACTATAACTGATGAAATAAAAGTAAATATTTTAGAGAAAATAAATACTATTGGAAGTGAATATAAACAAGAAGTTAAAAATCATATAGATAAAAAGAACTCTATTTTAAAAAAAATGAAACATTTAACAAAAGATATTGTTCATACTATTTCACAAGAACAAACTTTTCATTTTGAAAAAGTAAAAGAAGTAATGAAAGTAAATACCAATATTGAAGCTATTTATTTAATTGATTTTTTATCAGGAAATCAAATTAATGATACTTTAATTGACTCAATTTCAAAGGGGTTTTATCAAGCTTCTAAGCATAATGAAGACCATAGTTTAAAAGAGTATTATTATATTACAAAAGAAGCAAAAACAAAAGAGTTTTTAAGTCAAAAGTATATTTCAAAAGCAACAGGCAATATGTGTAGAACCTATGCAAGAGTTATAAATTTAAATGAAGATAAATTTATCTTATGCTTTGATATATTAACAAATTAA
- a CDS encoding disulfide oxidoreductase, which yields MNTIGSKVIFLCFVIASIATLGSLFFSEVMQFIPCSMCWYQRIFMYPLVIIFLIALLYPDDKVFKYSIGLVVVGLFFAIYHNLLMFGIIPESVVPCVQGVPCSTKYINWFGFINIPFLSLISYSLILILLLAGKKGFLKDEK from the coding sequence GTGAATACTATTGGCTCAAAAGTTATTTTTTTATGTTTTGTTATAGCTTCAATAGCAACATTGGGAAGTCTTTTTTTTAGTGAAGTTATGCAATTTATACCTTGTTCAATGTGTTGGTATCAAAGAATTTTTATGTATCCTTTAGTGATTATTTTTCTTATAGCTTTATTATATCCTGATGATAAAGTGTTTAAATACTCTATTGGATTAGTTGTCGTTGGTCTATTTTTTGCTATTTATCATAATTTATTAATGTTTGGAATTATCCCTGAAAGTGTTGTTCCTTGTGTTCAAGGAGTTCCTTGTAGTACAAAATATATTAATTGGTTTGGATTTATTAATATTCCTTTTTTATCTTTAATATCATATAGTTTGATTCTTATTTTATTACTTGCGGGAAAAAAAGGATTTTTAAAAGATGAAAAATAA
- a CDS encoding DsbA family protein: MKNKKLVFSFIVILLALFIGATYLFNQNQKSKLEGFSKKDEAPFVRENAISFGENKANVVVVEFFDPECESCQAFYPAVKEVYKQYYKDIKLVIRYLANHKNSAYIIKVLEATRLQNKYLESLEVIFKYQPLWANHNDPQPELVWQYLPEAGLDMKKLKEDFLKLDVSLLIKEGFKDAKALGVRGTPTFFVNGKELKELSYQALLNLVEKEIFEKEK, from the coding sequence ATGAAAAATAAAAAATTAGTATTTAGTTTTATTGTTATACTTTTAGCACTTTTTATTGGTGCAACATATTTATTTAATCAAAATCAAAAAAGTAAGCTTGAAGGTTTTAGTAAAAAAGATGAAGCTCCTTTTGTAAGAGAAAATGCAATTAGTTTTGGAGAAAATAAAGCAAATGTAGTTGTTGTTGAGTTTTTTGATCCTGAGTGTGAATCTTGCCAAGCATTTTATCCTGCTGTAAAAGAGGTATATAAACAATATTATAAAGATATTAAATTAGTTATTAGATATTTAGCAAATCATAAAAATTCAGCTTATATAATAAAAGTTTTAGAAGCTACAAGACTTCAAAATAAATATTTAGAGAGTTTAGAAGTGATTTTTAAATATCAACCTTTATGGGCAAATCACAATGACCCTCAACCAGAACTTGTATGGCAATATCTTCCAGAAGCTGGTCTTGATATGAAAAAGTTAAAAGAGGATTTTTTAAAACTTGATGTAAGTTTATTAATTAAAGAAGGTTTTAAAGATGCAAAAGCTTTAGGAGTTAGAGGTACTCCTACTTTTTTTGTAAATGGAAAAGAACTTAAAGAGTTAAGCTATCAAGCTTTACTTAATCTAGTAGAAAAAGAAATTTTTGAGAAGGAAAAATAG
- a CDS encoding TlpA family protein disulfide reductase: MKKLYLPFLIAFAIFFTGCGNEEEAATVIKSSSDFKELKKQTNKTYTLMTTKNEKIVLTVENDILTSQDLKNKVVLINFWATWCPPCIKEMPTLTKLQDKYKDDFVIVGVLYEKNKDLKELEAFMNKYKMNFPVTISEEENFRMAKNFDDVKKIPESFLYGKDGKFLEKYVGLINEESLETHIKNSLK, translated from the coding sequence ATGAAAAAACTATACTTACCATTTTTAATTGCATTTGCAATATTTTTTACAGGATGTGGAAATGAAGAAGAGGCTGCTACTGTAATTAAAAGTAGTTCAGATTTTAAAGAGCTAAAAAAGCAAACAAATAAAACATATACATTAATGACTACAAAAAATGAAAAAATTGTTTTAACAGTAGAAAATGATATTTTAACTTCACAAGATTTAAAAAATAAAGTTGTGCTTATTAATTTTTGGGCTACTTGGTGTCCTCCTTGTATAAAAGAGATGCCAACTTTAACGAAACTTCAAGATAAATATAAAGATGATTTTGTAATTGTTGGTGTTTTATATGAAAAAAATAAAGACTTAAAAGAGTTAGAAGCTTTTATGAATAAATATAAGATGAATTTTCCTGTAACTATAAGTGAAGAGGAAAACTTTAGAATGGCTAAAAACTTTGATGATGTTAAAAAAATCCCTGAATCATTTTTATATGGTAAAGATGGTAAATTCTTAGAAAAATATGTTGGTTTAATAAATGAAGAAAGTTTAGAAACTCATATTAAAAATAGTTTAAAATAA
- a CDS encoding glycerophosphodiester phosphodiesterase — MSFFNNFNKENLICAHRGFRKVFVENSLEAFISSLEFCDFIEFDIQFTKDYIPIITHDETLKRCSNISKLEEFKKYKPWYIKDLEFNQIKKLNYKKTKIASLEEFLILAKDKKIVFNLEIKQMQKEINEIKALEVLLLLLKKYNISCEILISSFNHNYLKYISQNSDFSIAVLDEEVKRKDLINYLKDLKAVSYNISKKAVNQLDINALKQNNIEVLVYTVNDQEEIKRLFKQGIKAVFTDYIPKS; from the coding sequence ATGAGCTTTTTTAATAATTTTAATAAAGAAAATCTAATTTGTGCCCATAGAGGCTTTAGAAAAGTGTTTGTAGAAAACTCTTTGGAAGCTTTTATAAGCTCTTTAGAATTTTGTGATTTTATAGAGTTTGACATACAATTTACAAAAGATTATATTCCTATAATTACCCATGATGAAACTTTAAAAAGATGTTCAAATATCTCAAAACTAGAAGAATTTAAAAAGTATAAACCTTGGTATATAAAAGATTTAGAATTTAATCAAATAAAAAAATTAAACTATAAAAAAACAAAAATAGCCTCACTTGAAGAGTTTTTAATTCTTGCAAAAGATAAAAAAATAGTTTTTAATTTAGAAATAAAACAGATGCAAAAAGAAATTAATGAGATAAAAGCTTTAGAAGTTTTACTTTTATTGCTAAAAAAATATAATATTAGTTGTGAAATTTTAATCTCTTCATTTAATCATAACTATTTAAAATATATTTCACAAAATAGTGATTTTTCTATTGCAGTATTAGATGAAGAGGTAAAAAGAAAAGATTTAATAAACTACTTAAAAGATTTAAAAGCTGTTTCATATAATATAAGTAAAAAAGCAGTTAATCAGTTAGATATTAATGCTTTAAAACAAAATAATATAGAAGTCTTAGTTTATACAGTAAATGACCAAGAAGAGATAAAAAGACTATTTAAACAAGGTATTAAAGCAGTATTTACAGATTATATACCAAAGAGTTAA
- a CDS encoding glycerol-3-phosphate dehydrogenase/oxidase, translating to MKVTFDKECEVLIIGGGAIGSAIALEASSRGYKTILFEQNDFASGASSKSSKLIHGGVRYLEKAILNLDKAQYNLVKEALKERSLFLNNSMHLSKKVKFTISCKNYFELIYYYLGLKTYEFIAYKNSLCKTTFSLNKMQVSYCDGIFNDSKMVINILKKAEEFNCQVYNYSKLFAFIYKEEKLIGAKIFLKEENRYINVKANAIFNATGQEIDEIRKCDNKNSLNIATFSKGSHIVLKDDYLKNEAILIPKTSDNRVIFIIPWQNYTLVGTTEIQEDKQQNPMASKEEKEYLLNYFNSYFNTKLTQKDILSSFSGYRTLIKEEKQSQNIIREQIIEVSKTNLISIAGGKWTTFRKIGYEAIQVAIKNSFLQNSSSISKELKITQKIDIRSLKNLTKDEELLKYLIQEYASKAIEVLILAKEEQAFEKVHKDFLIIKAQILYAIKNEYAKTIVDFLARRVRVAFVDKNKAIQMVEYVGKVFAKELLWDKEKLKINIALAKKEINELF from the coding sequence ATGAAAGTTACTTTTGATAAAGAGTGTGAAGTTCTTATAATAGGTGGAGGTGCTATTGGAAGTGCCATTGCTTTAGAAGCCTCTTCAAGAGGTTATAAAACTATTTTATTTGAGCAAAATGATTTTGCAAGTGGTGCAAGTAGCAAAAGTAGTAAACTAATTCACGGAGGAGTTAGATACCTTGAAAAAGCTATTTTAAATCTAGATAAAGCTCAATATAATTTAGTAAAAGAAGCACTAAAAGAGAGAAGTCTTTTTTTAAATAATTCTATGCATCTTAGTAAAAAAGTAAAATTTACAATCTCTTGCAAAAACTATTTTGAATTAATTTACTACTATTTGGGATTGAAAACTTATGAGTTTATAGCCTATAAAAACTCTTTATGCAAAACAACTTTTTCTTTAAATAAAATGCAAGTTAGTTATTGTGATGGGATTTTCAATGATAGTAAGATGGTTATAAATATTTTAAAAAAGGCTGAAGAATTTAACTGCCAAGTATATAACTATTCAAAACTTTTTGCTTTTATTTATAAAGAAGAAAAACTTATTGGTGCAAAAATATTTTTAAAAGAAGAAAATAGATATATAAATGTAAAAGCAAATGCTATATTTAACGCAACAGGACAAGAAATTGATGAAATTAGAAAATGTGATAATAAAAATTCATTAAATATTGCAACTTTTAGTAAAGGAAGCCATATAGTTTTAAAAGATGACTATTTAAAAAATGAAGCTATTCTTATACCTAAAACCTCTGATAATAGAGTAATTTTTATTATTCCTTGGCAAAATTATACACTTGTTGGAACAACAGAAATACAAGAAGACAAACAACAAAATCCTATGGCGTCAAAAGAGGAGAAAGAATATTTATTAAACTACTTTAATAGCTATTTTAATACAAAACTAACACAAAAAGATATTCTCTCTTCATTTAGTGGATATAGAACCCTTATAAAAGAGGAAAAACAATCACAAAATATAATAAGAGAACAGATAATAGAAGTTTCAAAAACAAATCTAATTTCCATTGCAGGAGGGAAATGGACAACTTTTAGAAAAATAGGTTATGAAGCTATACAAGTTGCCATAAAAAACTCTTTTTTACAAAATAGTTCTTCTATTTCAAAAGAATTAAAAATTACACAAAAAATAGATATAAGAAGTTTAAAAAATCTTACAAAAGATGAAGAACTTTTAAAATATTTAATCCAAGAGTATGCCTCAAAAGCTATTGAAGTTTTAATCTTAGCAAAAGAAGAACAAGCATTTGAAAAAGTACATAAAGATTTTTTAATTATAAAAGCACAAATTTTATATGCAATTAAAAATGAGTATGCAAAAACAATAGTGGATTTTTTAGCAAGAAGAGTAAGAGTAGCCTTTGTAGATAAAAATAAAGCTATACAAATGGTTGAATATGTGGGCAAAGTTTTTGCAAAAGAACTTTTGTGGGATAAAGAAAAATTAAAAATAAATATTGCATTAGCAAAAAAGGAAATAAATGAGCTTTTTTAA